The proteins below come from a single Portunus trituberculatus isolate SZX2019 chromosome 4, ASM1759143v1, whole genome shotgun sequence genomic window:
- the LOC123511384 gene encoding LOW QUALITY PROTEIN: piggyBac transposable element-derived protein 3-like (The sequence of the model RefSeq protein was modified relative to this genomic sequence to represent the inferred CDS: inserted 1 base in 1 codon) — MGTLGGCFRNQSLDVISPPQAQLRVKSQRKSTSRLYWEHVHNRHEAPTIPIYDVTNNDEEEGISLPIDIFRRFFTDNVLDMIVEQSNXYAVQQNPNKPLDMCRSELEQWLGLCLYMSISKIPNTRLHWSSFSVGNENVSSVMSRDRWEEIKMKFHLVDNSQLDPQDKLSKVRPLLDHLRAKFKEIPMTEYLCVDEQMVPFKGNSSMKQYIPMKPHKRGYKIFILADHTGMVYDFIPYTGKIQPVSNVNVPDLNPSSNAVLHLAECIPPYKNHKLYFDNWFTSVPLLDHLASRGIWCSGTVQHKRLPNLTFKSDKQLQSHGRGSYDEWEAKERGLNVLVRGLGMVLGSAAAVPTFRDFRQGCIWLPTLARRDGVPHVYVHFHRGNSSWQFPFAYVT; from the exons ATGGGGACCTTGGGAG GTTGTTTTAGAAATCAAAGCTTGGATGTAATCTCTCCTCCACAAGCTCAACTCAGAGTAAAATCCCAGAGAAAAAGTACTTCCAGGTTGTACTGGGAACATGTTCATAACAGACATGAAGCACCTACAATACCTATCTATGATGTCACCAataacgatgaggaggagggcatCTCTTTACCTATAGACATATTTCGGAGGTTCTTCACTGACAATGTCTTGGATATGATTGTAGAACAGTCCA TTTATGCAGTTCAGCAAAATCCAAATAAACCCTTAGATATGTGCAGATCAGAACTTGAGCAATGGTTGGGCTTATGCTTGTATATGTCTATCAGTAAAATACCCAATACAAGACTGCACTGGTCAAGTTTTTCTGTAGGAAATGAAAATGTGAGTTCAGTTATGAGCAGGGACAGGTgggaggagataaagatgaagTTTCACTTAGTAGATAATTCTCAATTGGACCCACAGGACAAGCTCTCGAAAGTGCGACCTCTACTTGATCACCTGAGGGCAAAGTTCAAAGAAATACCCATGACTGAATATCTGTGCGTAGACGAACAGATGGTTCCTTTCAAAGGAAATTCGTCTATGAAACAGTATATTCCAATGAAACCACACAAACGAGGGTACAAAATTTTTATTCTAGCTGATCATACGGGGATGGTATATGatttcattccctacactggtaagaTACAGCCTGTAAGTAATGTAAATGTTCCAGATTTGAACCCTAGTTCAAATGCAGTACTACACCTTGCTGAGTGCATACCACCATACAAGAACCACAAGCTATATTTTGATAATTGGTTCACATCAGTTCCCCTCCTAGATCATCTGGCTTCCCGTGGCATCTGGTGCAGTGGGACTGTCCAGCATAAACGATTGCCAAATTTGACATTCAAGTCAGATAAGCAATTGCAGAGTCATGGGCGTGGCTCTTATGATGAATGGGAAGCAAAGGAACGAGGCCTTAACGTACTCGTCCGGGGCTTGGGGATGGTCTTGGGCAGTGCAGCAGCGGTGCCTACCTTCCGGGATTTTCGTCAGGGGTGTATCTGGCTGCCCACGCTTGCCCGGAGAGATGGAGTCCCGCATGTCTACGTCCACTTCCATCGCGGGAACTCGTCGTGGCAATTTCCTTTCGCTTATGTTACTTGA
- the LOC123512484 gene encoding myb-related transcription factor, partner of profilin-like, with product MLTIIQGWLDRKTVLQEKFSHQVTAERKRKAWEEITCAINAVSPVAREREEVKKKFIDFKSSVKRKHAALKRQQEKTGGGVPDVKPLTSVEEAMLPLIKDVQVSGVPGFRDPHPASDDEEDLAAGDIDVTLPSRPASPRPSGTQNLQISSPPEPLSPDTDTEGVVEIASEPAPPQADDHQYSQPPHAGRNQRGSSRREGTLAPEMLQVHEDIRNSLSDLTECITTYLPGIATSLNELASHRLV from the exons ATGCTGACAATAATACAG GGTTGGCTGGACAGAAAAACTGTCTTGCAGGAGAAGTTCAGCCATCAAGTAActgcagagagaaaaagaaaggcatgGGAAGAAATAACTTGTGCTATCAATGCTGTTTCTCctgtagcaagagagagagaggaagtgaagaaaaaatttaTTGACTTCAAGTCATCAGTAAAGAGGAAGCATGCTGCTCTCAAGCGTCAACAGGAAAAAACTG GTGGCGGAGTGCCTGATGTAAAACCCCTGACCAGTGTTGAAGAGGCAATGCTTCCGTTAATAAAAGATGTCCAAGTATCTGGTGTTCCTGGATTTCGTGACCCTCATCCTGCca gtgatgatgaagaggacttGGCAGCAGGTGACATAGATGTTACACTACCATCAAGGCCAGCCTCACCAAGACCCAGTGGCACCCAAAACCTCCAAATCTCATCACCTCCAGAGCCTCTGTCACCAGACACTGACACAGAGGGAGTAGTGGAGATAGCATCTGAACCTGCTCCACCACAAGCTGATGATCATCAATACAGCCAACCTCCTCACGCTGGTAGAAATCAGAGAGGCTCATCACGTCGTGAGGGTACACTGGCTCCAGAAATGCTTCAAGTTCACGAGGACATAAGAAACTCCTTGTCTGATTTGACTGAATGCATTACTACATATTTGCCAGGAATAGCAACATCTTTGAATGAACTGGCATCTCACAGACTTGTTTAG